In Chelmon rostratus isolate fCheRos1 chromosome 21, fCheRos1.pri, whole genome shotgun sequence, the genomic window gcagctagcagctaactagctagctcATGGCAGCTTGATTGTTATAAACACAGCTGCCTTGAAGCGTATAATTTTATTTAGCTCGGGCATTTGATCTGAAATCCACATGTACCGCATTCGCCGAGGAATGTTTTGCTAGCTAAATGCACTGGTAAGCATTATCCGGTTGTAATTAcagctaaagttagctaacaATAAATAGAGCGCCAGCGTTGCTCGCAGCCAGACAGATTTGATTTCACGAGCGTCATCAAAGCTTGGGAATTGGAGAATGAGACGTTTGTACCGCTGACTTGACTTTAAAGCAAACTGGCCGTTTAATTTGACCTTATTGAATGttgtaatatttttttccacctgcGTAAGTAATGCTATTGGATTGTAGCATGCGCCCACATAGAATTGCCGTTTTAATAGTCAATAAATGCGTTAATAGCATTAAATCATGGATCCTATTTCAGCGTTAGCTAGCTCGATAGCAACACTAGGTAACAGGCTAAACGTGACGTTACATTGATCATTACAAAtcaaattaaacatttactgACGACAAATGCGGGTTATTTTAGACCGTATAACTTTAAGTGTTGATCTGACTTTACTTCAATTACTGTTTATGGTTTGTAGGACGTCTTAGCCGATTGTTTTGATTGAGGACGGAAGATGCGTTGATTGTGTCTCAATGTGGCTAACCGGCTAGCTAACTATGCTAACTAGCTTGCTAACTATTATGCATCACAAAAGCTCATCCGCTTTCTGTTGAATGCAGTGTCGCGTAGCCAAATGGTCGGCTGGGCTAGACTAAACAATAAATTCTCACTCCAGTTGTTCTTCTGTGCTCTTTCCGATAACGTTACACGTCGTAGTAGTCACCAGAGTGCGCCTacttaaaatgactgaaatgtgtaGCTGGATTCGACCCAAATATCGTTTGTTTTAGGCAAGTGTAGTGAACCGATTAATGTGCCAATATTGCAATCAGTGCCCACAGCTTTGGCATTTGCGTAGGTTTATTAGCCACAGATGGCAAGTGGTGTTGTCCAACATGCATCAAAGTTCGAAAGCAATAGCGATGATTTACCAAAAGCTATCAAACTACCGATTTTATTTTGGCTGCAATCCAAGTCACATGTGGTCCTACATGTCGAGAGTAGAACAATACAGGATATGGAGTAAATATTTCAGACCCAACTGAAGGTTTTTTGTCCCTTCTTAGTAGAATATACATATTGcacactttccttttttttaaatataaagaCACATCATGAAATCCTCACAGATCATGAATATTAgtcttaatgtgtgtgtctctctcaaGCTTTTTAAACCAAATgtaaaattttattttaacaaagtCGAGGCACACATTGACTGCattaatttagattttgttAAAACTTAATTGTAATATAGCATCGAAAGAATGTTATTGACACATCTGGGTATTTTTACTTCCAAGCTCAGAAGACTGACctaattttttttccatttgggGTTTGAAAGGGTGTTTAGTCGACGGTAATAGACTTCACCATCTCTTTCAAATATACATGACATACTTATTGTGATATTGTTTAAGCTCTGACATGTTACTTAAGCAAACTGTGCCAAAAGTCTGCTGGTGTGGTTGAGATAGAGAAATAGAATTACCAGTAATTGTCTTGATTTTGTTAGTAATGTGTATGGTATATTGAGTGTTCCTGTATTTTCCTCTTCAACTCAAATAAATCACAATACATTATTAACAATACATTATAAACAGTATGAATTCGTTCAACAGTTAAATGCTTTACTTTGCCATAGTGCAGAAAGTTTCACAAAGTaagattcattttcatttagaGGTTTCTCATGacaatttgttttttctcagtataaatgaaatgcattttgtgcAAAGTATTCATTAAAGTTTCCAGTTACTGTGCCCAGTGCTTCCGTTGGGTAAAGCCTGATAAATCCAATTAAGTAATTAATGGGTAACTGAGAGGAAATTCAGAGAACATTGTAGTGCACACAGGCCGTACTTTGTAGACTATGTAGCCGTGACTATTGGCAAGATTATAAGAGATGAGATGTTGTAATACAGACTGGCAAAAAAACTGTCTACATTTTCATGTCTGAAATCATCAGTACTTGACTTTGACGAGTACATGACTTTTCAtgccttctctttcttttaggATATTCTTCTCCTGCATTCCTGTTTAAATTGATTGCCCTCCTTCTTCCCTGCACAAAGCGAAACCACCACCATGAGTATTATCCAAGACAAATTAGGCAATGAGTTTTTGCGCAACGGTGGCATGGACCCCAATTTTGCACCAGGTATGCTTATGTTCAGCCACCTGCCACCTGTCACCAGCTTTACACGGCTGGCCTCCCAGTCCGTTATGAGTGAACTTCCCCAGGAGATGATCCTGAAGAAAGAACGTGATTCGCCGCCAGAACACCAGGGCGCCACTGCTGTGAACACGGGGGGCTTCCTCCAGAGCATGGGCATTAAGCAGGAGCGGCTAACCGAGCTGGATTACCGTATGCCCCTCTATGGCGGGGGTGGAGGTGTTGGAGTGAACTGTGCTGGCGGGGGCGCGGGGAAAAGTGGTACTGACATGCCGGACATGTCTTTCGGCAACCACCACCAAAATCACCAGAACATGCTCTTGCATGACCTCAGCCTCAGCAATGTTCGTTCCCTCGGAGAACCGGTGAGAAGGGCTTGTGGTTCCAAATACCATTTTAAGTGACATGTTGCTAATTTTTGTTGAACTTGACACGTTCATTTGCAGGGCAGAAATTGTAATGCACAGGCTTTTACTTATAGAGAGACCTTAGTTTACCTTGCTGTAGCAATTGTGGCCTCTATTTGCTATTTATAGCTTGTGGTATGCTTACCTTTTTGTTTGTCCTTAGATGCCTGGAAGACCGGGTAAAGAGCCAAAAGAGACCTCAGGTAGAAGAGGTCGGAGGAACAATGGGGATGGACAGGGAGGCAAAGCACGAAGGAAACGCAACGACGCTGCAAAGGTTAATCATTGTCCTCATCTCCTTCACTACACtagaaaaatgtgtgttgtttggCTGAAAAATATCTGCAAGTGAAAGGAGTGGTGTTGAGCCCTCAATGCTTTTAGCCCTTAAATTAATTTGATCTGCACATCACTTAAGCGGGATGTGGAAAAGTGCACAATATTATACTTGTACCACTTGTGCTCATGTTCTTTTCCTTGTAGGCCATGATGTTGGATGCAGATGGAGCCTGCCTGTCCCCCAGCTCAAAACCACATATCTGTGAGCACTGTAATGCGGCCTTCCGCAGCTCCTACCACTTGCGCAGACATGTGCTCATACATACAGGTGAGAGACTTTCGCTGCTTGTCAGTGCTTTACTTTTACCTTAGatcctcagtgttttccaaGAAGTTTTACATTTATAGTATGTCTTatttaaaatttgttttaacCAGCTAGAGCCACTGCTGTTTTCACCAAGTACAGCATTGCTTACATTGCTGAATGGATCCCTTATGCTGAAAAAATAGTTAATTAATGTAAGATGCACACAGGACATGTCAAGTCAGAAGCAGAACACATGCATCAATAGGAGGCAGTCTCTGTTCTCAGTTTCAGGATTTAATAACCGCACTCTTCACTACCTTCCACTGTTACTAATCTCCCCTTCACCATGAGTGCTTGGGGCCATACTTGAAACCAGACAATTGCTTCAGCCAGTGGTGACTAAATGATTACTCATGTATTTCTGGGTGTCTTAGTCATTGCCTTTGCTGGGAATTCCTTTCTTGGTTCTTTGAACTTGAGCTAATACATTCAAAGCAAAATTCAACTGAATTATTGGTGCACAAGGTtttcttgtataaaatgtttttatctgtaCGTGGCCTCCCTGTGCTATTCTAAATATGCAATGCATCACACAGTTTTTACAACATATGTTATTACTTTGTTAGTGTTAGGCAATTTAGAATGTTAGTCTTATAGGTCTGCATTTGATGTATATTCATGCAACAGGTGTTTCATCAAATGCCACAgtttcattgtcattgtgaCGACATAGTAAACGCAGTTATGTGACAGGCTGGGCGTTAATTAATGTGGTGGGCGGATGGTTGTACTGTTGATCGCACAGGTGAGAGGCCTTTCCGGTGCAGTCAGTGTAACATGAGCTTCATTCAGAAGTACCTGCTCCAGCGACACGAGAAGATCCACAGTGGTGAGTTTCTGCCCCTGGATATATAGCATACTGAAGTGTTTGGGAATGAATGTCTTTGCCCCTAACACCTCTGTCTTTTGCAGGAGAGAAACCTTTTAGCTGTGACCAGTGTAACATGCGTTTTATCCAGAAGTACCATATGGAGCGACACAAAAGGACACACAGTGGCGAGAAGCCATATCGCTGCGATACCTGCCAACAAGTAGGCTACATTTAGTCTGCTTGCTAAGTAGCTTTACActttttttgccatttaatTTTATGTATTATTCCTGGTGGCTTTGTATATACTTTTCATTCCTTTAAAATTATcctttttctgtcatctctccGTCCGTTTTTAGTTTTTCTCAAGAACAGACCGGTTACTGAAGCACAAACGGACTTGCGGAGAAGCCATAAAGAAGGGCCTGGACCCAAGCATGCTGGAGCTCAGCGAAGCAGAGCTAGGCCATGGCAGCTATTCACTCACTCAGGGAAACTCTACCACCTCTGGACGCAAGAGGGCAAAGTCCAAAAACGGTGAGGGCGGTGAGcgcaagaggaagaagaatgctTCGGCTGCAGCAGCCTCATCCTCTGGGGAAATGGTCCGTGACCTGGGCCTGCAGGACTTCAGCATGGAGCACCCCTCAGGCTCAGGCCCCGCCATGCAGGGTCGCACTCCCAAACTGGTCTTTAAAAAAGCTGGACGCAAGGGCCTGGACAAGGACCTCCTTTCTCTGGAAGACGGTGTTGATGGACAAAAGCGGTTGGGCCAGAAGCCTGGCTCCATGGATCACGTGGAGGGCTCTGGTCTCGATAACATGGGTCTGCTCCAGGGTGCCGGGGGTAACAAGCAGGGGCCGACCACCAGCAGCAACTATGATGATGCAATGCAGTTTGTGAAAAAGCGGCGCTACCTCCATGCAGTTAACAATGACTATGGAGCCAGCTCACTGCACATGGCATCCCAGGGCAGTAGTGTAATCCAGGGCTCCCTAGGGCCTGAGCCCACACTGGCCATGCTGGACTCCTCACCTTTGGAGCTCAAGCATGACAAGTCGGGAATTCCAGATGAGGTACTGCAAAGCCTGCTAGATCATTATAGCCATAAGCCAGAGGGGGGACACCACCATGACGTGACTTTTGACCTGTCAGACCACCCCCACCATGTAGACCTCCAGCCGGCAGCCCCTGTTACCCCTGAGCTGGAGGATGACTCACCCAATGGTGGTGACAAGACAACAGTGATGAGTGAGTACTCAAAGTTTCTCCTGCAGGCTCTGGAGCGCACCAGCCATAGTGGACCCTTCCCCAGCCTTGGCCCCACAGGGCCTTTCCCACTCCtgtccagcagctccagtcCTACAGGGCCCCTTTTCTCCGACAAACACGTGTACACCACATCCCCACTTGATTGTGGCTatcctcctgctgtctcctccCCACTGCCCATCGTCACTCCTTCGTCaacctcctcttcatcctcctccaagtcCCACTATGGCATGCTTGTTGGCTCCCCCTCCCAGGCAGGCTACCACCTCAGTTTAGAACCTACTAGCCACCAGCAGCTGACTCCATCTCAGGAGCTGACCGAGCAGTTGGAGAAGCAACACTCCCCAGGTACCTTCAACCTACCTCCCCAGGACCTGACTGCCTCAGCAGAGGGCTCCAAGGGGCAGCAGCCCAAGGCTGGAGGGAGCGCTGCACCTACCAATGGCTCCAGCTACCCAGACCTGTCCCCACTGAACCCCCCGAAAGAAACCACGTATCAGATTGAGAACTTCGCCCAGGCCTTTGGCTCCCAGTTCAAGTCAGGGCGGCGGACCCCTCTGGGCTATGGCAGCGATCCTGGGTCAGAGGTTGACCACAGAATACGGACTCCAGTGTCAGAATTCTCAGGGTATACCAGTTTGTTAGCTGACGTCAGTGAGCCAGTCAGTACAGGATCAAAAACTCCGACAAGCCAAAGTTTCAGATAAGGGTCAAACGAGGTGAATCCAACTGGGGGCTGTTCTGTTGCTGTCCATAGGGTCCCTTTACCCATCCTAATTTTTTTCTCGTAGcaaagatttgttttttaaacactgCCATTAAATGTTCATACAAAAATGACCAGGGAGGGTCTTACATGGCCTCAATGcaattttttaaatattctcatttttattatgtatttagTCGCTCAATTTTTGTTAAGAGTAGTGATTTTGATATGAACGTACCGtagatttaaatgtaatttaaaacatttagagGGTAGCTATGAACTtgcttgatttttcttttttttcctgaactCTTGTGTTTTACCAATCACCATACCATTGTAAAGTAATAATGATTAATGTTGATAATTTCAATAATAGTAACATTT contains:
- the znf281b gene encoding zinc finger protein 281b, coding for MSIIQDKLGNEFLRNGGMDPNFAPGMLMFSHLPPVTSFTRLASQSVMSELPQEMILKKERDSPPEHQGATAVNTGGFLQSMGIKQERLTELDYRMPLYGGGGGVGVNCAGGGAGKSGTDMPDMSFGNHHQNHQNMLLHDLSLSNVRSLGEPMPGRPGKEPKETSGRRGRRNNGDGQGGKARRKRNDAAKAMMLDADGACLSPSSKPHICEHCNAAFRSSYHLRRHVLIHTGERPFRCSQCNMSFIQKYLLQRHEKIHSGEKPFSCDQCNMRFIQKYHMERHKRTHSGEKPYRCDTCQQFFSRTDRLLKHKRTCGEAIKKGLDPSMLELSEAELGHGSYSLTQGNSTTSGRKRAKSKNGEGGERKRKKNASAAAASSSGEMVRDLGLQDFSMEHPSGSGPAMQGRTPKLVFKKAGRKGLDKDLLSLEDGVDGQKRLGQKPGSMDHVEGSGLDNMGLLQGAGGNKQGPTTSSNYDDAMQFVKKRRYLHAVNNDYGASSLHMASQGSSVIQGSLGPEPTLAMLDSSPLELKHDKSGIPDEVLQSLLDHYSHKPEGGHHHDVTFDLSDHPHHVDLQPAAPVTPELEDDSPNGGDKTTVMSEYSKFLLQALERTSHSGPFPSLGPTGPFPLLSSSSSPTGPLFSDKHVYTTSPLDCGYPPAVSSPLPIVTPSSTSSSSSSKSHYGMLVGSPSQAGYHLSLEPTSHQQLTPSQELTEQLEKQHSPGTFNLPPQDLTASAEGSKGQQPKAGGSAAPTNGSSYPDLSPLNPPKETTYQIENFAQAFGSQFKSGRRTPLGYGSDPGSEVDHRIRTPVSEFSGYTSLLADVSEPVSTGSKTPTSQSFR